One genomic window of Candidatus Kuenenia stuttgartiensis includes the following:
- a CDS encoding NAD(P)/FAD-dependent oxidoreductase: MNAIYDAVVVGSGPSGAAAAKRLTGEGLRVLVLEKKKLPRYKICSGIIFKKSQEITERYFGRIPDAVYVQPKLLKGVRFWSDLGNYSDWPFSKDSEGAPNVWRSEYDYWLISNSGAEVMDCAVFKGFETEGNAVVVHYYDARENKIRQAKCRYLISAEGSVSCIRAMLSPAFERNVKWFIAYQNYYEGQSSLDPYFYHGFLDQKYGEVYAWFSVKDDLQVFGTSVRKGAKILPCLNAFHEMLEKEHGLALKKLVRKTSCLGNTMCASGNFSLGKGNILLVGEAAGFLNAFGEGISCALSSGLFAAEAICACIKSGEDVISAYTELTKKERRQTSVSWKLGAKIAGRDLMPL, encoded by the coding sequence ATGAATGCGATATATGATGCCGTAGTGGTAGGTTCAGGCCCTTCGGGCGCTGCTGCTGCAAAAAGGCTGACCGGCGAGGGACTCCGGGTACTGGTATTGGAGAAAAAGAAACTTCCCCGATATAAGATATGTTCAGGCATTATTTTTAAAAAATCCCAGGAGATCACCGAACGCTATTTTGGCAGGATTCCCGATGCCGTTTATGTACAGCCAAAGCTGTTAAAAGGGGTAAGGTTCTGGAGTGATCTTGGGAATTATTCAGACTGGCCGTTTTCAAAGGATAGTGAGGGGGCGCCGAATGTATGGCGTTCGGAATACGATTACTGGCTTATCAGCAATTCCGGGGCAGAAGTGATGGATTGTGCTGTGTTTAAAGGGTTTGAAACGGAGGGGAATGCGGTTGTTGTTCATTATTATGATGCCAGAGAAAATAAAATCCGCCAGGCAAAATGCAGGTATTTGATAAGCGCCGAGGGAAGTGTTTCTTGTATCAGGGCAATGCTTTCACCAGCATTTGAGCGTAATGTGAAATGGTTTATTGCATATCAAAATTATTATGAAGGGCAGTCCAGTTTAGACCCATATTTTTATCATGGATTCCTTGACCAAAAATATGGCGAAGTGTATGCATGGTTCAGTGTAAAGGATGATTTGCAGGTGTTTGGCACATCCGTAAGAAAGGGGGCTAAAATCCTTCCTTGTCTAAATGCATTTCACGAAATGTTGGAGAAAGAACATGGGCTGGCATTGAAAAAATTGGTGCGAAAGACAAGCTGCCTGGGAAATACTATGTGCGCTTCGGGGAATTTTTCTCTGGGGAAGGGCAATATCCTTCTGGTGGGGGAAGCCGCGGGGTTTTTGAATGCCTTTGGAGAAGGGATTTCATGTGCATTGTCGTCGGGGCTTTTTGCTGCGGAAGCGATATGCGCCTGTATTAAATCGGGCGAAGATGTGATTTCTGCGTATACGGAATTGACAAAGAAGGAAAGAAGACAGACTTCGGTATCGTGGAAATTAGGGGCAAAAATAGCAGGAAGGGATCTTATGCCTCTATAA
- a CDS encoding Fur family transcriptional regulator produces the protein MQTVEKLTDTLKNNRLKITPQRLMIFKVLENNTSHPSAEEIYKKVKKVYPSVSFTTIYKTLETLRDLGEIKELTIDKDRKHYDPDISVHHHFICSDCREIYDIHEAFTANIKLDDSLRKDFSVSGFQISFFGVCSKCSNSDRF, from the coding sequence ATGCAAACGGTAGAAAAACTTACGGACACATTAAAGAATAACAGGCTTAAAATTACACCGCAAAGATTGATGATTTTCAAAGTATTGGAGAATAACACCTCTCATCCCTCTGCCGAGGAGATTTACAAAAAAGTCAAAAAGGTGTATCCGTCCGTATCTTTTACCACAATTTACAAAACCCTGGAAACGCTAAGGGATCTTGGTGAAATAAAGGAACTCACCATTGATAAAGACCGCAAGCATTATGATCCTGATATTAGTGTTCACCATCATTTTATTTGTTCTGATTGCAGGGAGATATATGACATTCACGAAGCTTTTACCGCCAATATAAAACTTGATGATTCATTAAGAAAAGATTTCTCTGTTTCCGGCTTTCAGATATCTTTCTTCGGCGTTTGCAGTAAATGCAGCAATAGCGACCGTTTTTGA
- a CDS encoding gamma-glutamyl-gamma-aminobutyrate hydrolase family protein gives MKPIIAVNCDYRWEKTRPHSFVYREYCDAIIMGGGIPVLLPVPREKEEVVSLLEKMHGLLLTGGDDISPELYGETRHKNTTCIHPDKEVSDIALLHHALQLKIPVFAICYGIQLINVVCGGALIQDIPSQNTKCCNHRLTGKKQTHTVTIKKNTLLHKVVGEEHIEVNSAHHQAIKKTGSGLIVSARAPDGIIEAIEGRDHPFLLGVQWHPERLCNSSSHKKALFCEFIRASETFSEERERQSWR, from the coding sequence ATGAAGCCAATCATTGCGGTAAATTGTGATTATCGCTGGGAAAAAACCCGGCCTCATTCTTTTGTATACAGAGAGTATTGCGATGCGATAATCATGGGGGGAGGCATACCTGTTTTATTGCCTGTGCCGAGAGAAAAAGAGGAGGTTGTTTCTCTTTTAGAAAAAATGCACGGACTTCTTCTTACCGGCGGGGATGATATTTCCCCTGAATTGTACGGTGAAACAAGGCATAAAAACACGACATGCATCCATCCTGACAAAGAAGTTTCAGATATTGCCCTTTTACATCATGCCCTTCAATTAAAGATCCCCGTTTTTGCTATATGCTATGGCATTCAGTTGATAAATGTTGTTTGCGGGGGCGCCCTTATTCAGGATATTCCCAGCCAGAACACCAAATGTTGTAATCATAGGCTAACCGGTAAAAAACAGACACATACTGTCACCATAAAAAAAAATACCTTGCTCCATAAGGTTGTGGGAGAAGAACACATTGAGGTGAACAGCGCACATCATCAGGCTATAAAAAAAACGGGCAGCGGTTTAATTGTTTCTGCCCGTGCACCTGACGGAATCATTGAAGCCATTGAAGGCAGAGACCATCCGTTTTTGTTGGGGGTGCAATGGCATCCGGAGCGTCTGTGCAATAGTTCCTCACACAAAAAAGCACTCTTTTGTGAATTTATACGCGCCAGCGAAACATTCAGTGAGGAAAGAGAAAGGCAATCCTGGCGGTAG
- a CDS encoding heavy metal translocating P-type ATPase, which translates to MAEQTIKFDISGMHRVNCAATIERRLREVKGITSVRVNFSTASCLVSYDTHAINKSSIARCIKSIGYTAKERMRMDQSSKGSVQIAWLIYSIAASIVMMVIMYVPFPGLDNKHLSFLQMGIATITILGSGMDFFISAYKSIKNLFANMDVLVSIGVLSAFLYSVFAVFGIFGASGHAFFETSVMLIAFIRIGKYLEERAKGRAGKALQKLITLQADKAHLLSPEGKETKVNASILKVGDTVIVRPGEIIPVDGEITEGTATIDESMVTGESMPVVKKKGDSVIGSTINKTGVLIIKTLRVGEKTVLSQIITMVEDAQMDKAPIQRFADKVSNVFVPIVVAISIITFFCWYLIFYDVTPTLPLYGL; encoded by the coding sequence ATGGCTGAACAGACTATTAAATTTGATATTTCCGGCATGCATCGCGTTAACTGTGCCGCTACTATTGAGCGAAGGCTGCGTGAAGTAAAAGGTATTACATCGGTACGAGTAAATTTCTCCACGGCATCCTGCCTGGTCAGCTATGATACACATGCTATAAACAAAAGTAGTATCGCAAGATGCATAAAAAGCATTGGTTATACTGCAAAAGAAAGGATGCGAATGGACCAATCATCAAAAGGGTCCGTTCAGATAGCATGGCTGATTTATAGCATTGCAGCTTCCATTGTAATGATGGTAATCATGTATGTTCCTTTTCCAGGACTGGATAATAAGCACCTTTCCTTCCTGCAGATGGGAATCGCAACAATCACCATTCTTGGTTCCGGTATGGACTTTTTTATCAGCGCCTATAAATCCATTAAAAATCTTTTTGCCAACATGGATGTTCTCGTCTCCATAGGAGTTTTGTCTGCCTTTCTCTACAGCGTCTTTGCCGTTTTCGGCATTTTTGGCGCTTCAGGCCACGCATTTTTCGAAACATCCGTAATGCTGATTGCCTTCATCCGCATCGGAAAGTATCTGGAAGAACGCGCAAAAGGCAGGGCAGGCAAGGCGCTGCAAAAACTCATAACACTACAGGCAGACAAAGCGCATTTGTTGTCCCCTGAAGGAAAGGAAACGAAAGTAAACGCCTCCATACTTAAGGTGGGAGATACGGTTATTGTACGGCCCGGTGAAATTATTCCGGTGGATGGTGAAATAACAGAGGGAACGGCAACAATTGATGAATCCATGGTAACTGGCGAATCAATGCCGGTTGTAAAGAAAAAAGGCGACAGCGTTATTGGGTCAACCATTAACAAAACGGGAGTCCTCATTATAAAAACCTTGCGGGTAGGCGAGAAAACCGTTTTATCTCAGATTATTACTATGGTAGAAGACGCCCAGATGGACAAGGCTCCCATACAGCGGTTTGCGGATAAAGTGTCCAATGTCTTTGTTCCAATCGTTGTCGCTATTTCCATAATAACGTTTTTCTGCTGGTATCTCATATTTTATGACGTCACTCCCACCCTCCCTTTGTATGGGCTTTAA
- a CDS encoding IS4-like element ISCku3 family transposase → MMREDWDLLRTFFPNDWKSLAVDTNALKGLRKDKSEEKLLRTLLIHLGCGYSLRETVVRAKRANLADLSDVALLKRLKKSKEWLYKLCLSLFRERGLQINKRNNFHLRLFDATTVKEPGKTGSLWRIHYSIEVPSLSCDFFKLTGTEGEGTGESFRQFPMKKDDYIIADRGYCTGQGIHHATRKGAYLSVRVNSQSLRIFGEEKKPFPLLKEIQYLKRPLAIKSWNVFIPNVDNTEYVKGRLCIIHKTEEAIKIAHKKLKRHASKKGIELKPETLIYAKYVIVFTTFPENQFTAFDILEWYRVRWQIELVFKRFKQIAQFGHLPKYDDDSSKAWLYGKLFVALLTEKLIDFATSFSPWGYFIVKQED, encoded by the coding sequence ATGATGAGAGAAGATTGGGATCTTCTAAGAACTTTCTTCCCAAACGATTGGAAAAGTTTAGCCGTTGATACAAATGCTTTAAAAGGCTTGCGCAAGGATAAATCTGAAGAAAAGCTTCTTCGAACATTATTAATTCATTTAGGATGTGGCTATTCATTGCGTGAAACAGTAGTTCGAGCCAAGCGTGCTAACTTAGCAGATTTATCCGATGTTGCCTTATTAAAGCGATTAAAAAAGAGCAAAGAATGGCTATATAAATTATGTTTATCTTTATTCCGTGAGCGTGGCCTCCAAATTAATAAACGGAATAATTTTCATCTTCGCTTATTTGATGCAACAACAGTAAAGGAACCTGGGAAAACAGGAAGTCTTTGGCGCATTCATTATAGTATTGAGGTTCCTTCATTATCTTGCGATTTCTTTAAACTTACGGGAACTGAAGGAGAAGGCACAGGAGAATCTTTTCGGCAGTTTCCGATGAAAAAAGATGATTATATTATAGCTGACAGAGGTTACTGTACTGGCCAAGGAATTCATCATGCAACAAGGAAAGGCGCTTATCTTAGCGTTAGAGTTAATTCGCAATCTCTACGGATATTCGGCGAAGAAAAGAAACCCTTTCCTTTATTGAAAGAAATCCAATATTTAAAAAGACCCCTTGCTATAAAATCATGGAACGTTTTTATTCCAAACGTTGATAATACTGAATATGTCAAAGGTCGTCTTTGTATAATACACAAAACAGAAGAAGCCATTAAAATAGCTCATAAAAAACTTAAAAGACATGCAAGCAAAAAGGGCATTGAACTAAAACCGGAGACCCTTATTTATGCCAAGTACGTAATAGTATTCACAACGTTTCCTGAAAATCAATTTACCGCTTTTGATATCTTAGAATGGTATCGAGTTCGATGGCAAATTGAACTGGTCTTTAAAAGATTTAAACAAATAGCACAATTTGGACACTTACCTAAATACGATGATGATAGCTCAAAAGCTTGGCTTTATGGCAAACTATTCGTTGCTCTTTTGACAGAAAAACTAATAGATTTTGCTACGTCTTTTTCCCCCTGGGGATACTTCATTGTCAAGCAAGAAGACTAA
- a CDS encoding CBS domain-containing protein, with protein MLAKDVMNKIVVAAKRNTLGRDLTVKLLSGMYSGVPVVDEKGRVIGVVSEFDLLKVIQAGKKLEQVTAEEIMTKTPVCVKEDSSIEEIIDLMTKHNIIRVPVVRNDMLVGIISRCDILSSMVEPEFVTVCYE; from the coding sequence ATGCTTGCAAAAGATGTTATGAATAAGATAGTTGTTGCGGCAAAAAGAAACACCCTTGGCAGGGATTTAACGGTAAAACTTCTATCAGGCATGTATAGCGGAGTACCCGTGGTGGACGAAAAAGGAAGGGTTATTGGTGTTGTAAGCGAATTCGATCTTCTCAAAGTGATTCAGGCGGGAAAAAAACTGGAACAGGTAACGGCTGAAGAAATTATGACAAAAACCCCTGTATGCGTAAAAGAAGATTCCTCCATAGAGGAAATTATCGACCTTATGACAAAGCACAATATTATCAGGGTCCCAGTAGTAAGGAACGATATGCTTGTCGGGATTATTTCACGGTGCGATATCCTTAGCAGTATGGTAGAACCTGAGTTTGTAACCGTTTGCTACGAATAA
- the hslV gene encoding ATP-dependent protease subunit HslV, whose protein sequence is MLKPFISSTTILSVRKGGHVAIGGDGQVTMQATVVKHDAKKIRRLYHDKVLVGFAGSSADSFALMERFDAKLEQYQGNVLRSAHELAREWRTDKVLRRLESLLVVVDKQHSFLISGSGDVIEPDDGIIGIGSGGSYAVAAARALAKHTPLSVKEIVAESLNIAADICVYTNKNIKVEEV, encoded by the coding sequence ATTTTGAAACCGTTTATTTCATCCACAACAATTTTATCAGTGAGAAAGGGCGGACATGTTGCCATAGGCGGCGATGGGCAGGTTACTATGCAAGCCACGGTGGTGAAGCATGATGCTAAAAAGATTCGACGGTTGTATCATGATAAGGTACTGGTCGGGTTTGCCGGTTCGTCGGCGGATTCTTTCGCGCTTATGGAGCGTTTTGATGCAAAGCTGGAACAATACCAGGGTAACGTGTTGCGGAGCGCACATGAACTGGCAAGGGAGTGGAGAACAGATAAGGTATTAAGAAGACTAGAGTCCCTCCTGGTGGTGGTAGATAAACAGCATTCTTTTCTGATCTCCGGAAGCGGCGATGTGATTGAACCGGATGACGGTATCATTGGCATTGGATCGGGAGGTTCGTATGCGGTTGCTGCTGCCCGCGCTTTGGCAAAACACACTCCGTTGTCTGTGAAAGAAATTGTTGCGGAATCGTTGAATATTGCGGCGGATATTTGTGTCTATACCAACAAAAATATCAAAGTGGAGGAAGTATAG
- a CDS encoding DUF5615 family PIN-like protein: MKFKLDENFGTRTQEIFRAAGHDIQTVRSQELQGCLDRNLYEVCCKEQRCLITLDLDFADVISFPPCSASGIVVIRIPRNPGFALLEQLVLQFLQLLTQMPVEKKLWIVEVGRIRIHQSEAGK, from the coding sequence ATGAAGTTTAAATTAGATGAGAACTTTGGAACACGAACACAGGAAATTTTTCGTGCAGCGGGACATGACATTCAAACAGTCCGTAGTCAGGAACTCCAGGGGTGTTTGGATCGAAATCTCTATGAGGTATGCTGTAAGGAACAACGTTGTCTGATAACGCTGGACTTGGATTTTGCGGATGTAATCAGCTTTCCACCATGTTCAGCAAGTGGCATAGTTGTCATTCGTATTCCCCGGAATCCAGGTTTTGCTTTGCTGGAACAACTGGTCCTGCAATTTCTACAATTACTCACTCAAATGCCCGTAGAGAAGAAGCTTTGGATTGTCGAGGTCGGCCGAATTCGGATTCATCAGTCAGAAGCAGGAAAATGA
- a CDS encoding ArsR/SmtB family transcription factor, which translates to MKLVPSEIFKVLAVETRVRIIDLLKSKGPLGVKNIAELVGITPAAVSQHLKILKQSGLVRSERKGYWIPYSIDEEALENCRQILNEVCTCGCSETGKFKEKELSGASLELLRKYEKELQNEIRTVHERIKEIATPKK; encoded by the coding sequence ATGAAGTTAGTACCTTCCGAAATTTTTAAGGTATTAGCCGTGGAAACACGGGTTAGAATAATTGATCTCCTGAAGTCCAAGGGGCCGCTTGGCGTCAAAAATATTGCAGAACTGGTTGGCATAACACCAGCCGCGGTATCACAACATCTAAAAATATTGAAGCAGTCAGGTCTTGTCAGGAGTGAAAGAAAGGGATACTGGATACCGTATTCCATAGATGAAGAGGCGTTAGAAAATTGCCGACAGATTTTAAACGAAGTTTGTACATGTGGATGCTCAGAAACCGGCAAATTCAAAGAGAAAGAACTGAGTGGAGCAAGTTTAGAATTACTCAGGAAATATGAGAAGGAATTGCAAAATGAAATCAGAACTGTCCATGAAAGGATTAAAGAAATAGCAACCCCAAAGAAGTAG
- a CDS encoding heavy metal translocating P-type ATPase: MACPCALGLATPTAIMVGSGIGLNNSILIKKASALEQIARIDTIVFDKTGTITEGRFGVTSIFPSGKINDNELLTLTAAGCAFSNHPLSLSVVDEAKARNFTWDTVQDFEERAGSGILCKYRDKALMIGNESLMTSNNINIEDLRNKAGELEYRGESILYVSYDNVCKGMLGLADTIKQNAKDVVASLQKMNIRAVMITGDNEPAANAVSSAVNIKEYHSKVLPGEKRDIVKNYQERGMKVGMVGDGINDAPALAQADVGIAIGAGTDVAKEAGDIILMKNDIMDIVRAIRLGKKTLAKIRQNLFWAFFYNSIGIPVAAGALYPFFGISLKPEYAGLAMALSSVSVVTNSLLLKRMSFR, translated from the coding sequence ATAGCGTGTCCCTGCGCCCTTGGGCTTGCTACGCCAACTGCCATTATGGTGGGGAGCGGCATTGGACTCAACAATTCAATACTCATAAAAAAAGCCAGCGCCCTTGAACAGATTGCGCGTATAGACACTATCGTATTTGATAAAACAGGCACTATTACCGAAGGAAGGTTTGGGGTGACAAGCATCTTCCCGTCGGGAAAAATAAATGATAATGAACTGCTCACCCTCACCGCCGCAGGCTGCGCCTTTTCTAATCATCCCCTTTCCCTTTCAGTTGTTGACGAAGCAAAGGCAAGAAATTTTACATGGGATACAGTTCAGGACTTCGAAGAACGTGCCGGCAGCGGGATACTTTGCAAATACAGGGATAAAGCACTGATGATAGGCAATGAGTCGCTTATGACATCAAACAATATCAATATTGAAGACTTACGAAACAAAGCAGGGGAGTTGGAATATAGGGGAGAATCCATTCTCTACGTCTCTTACGACAATGTCTGCAAGGGCATGCTGGGGCTTGCGGATACAATAAAACAAAACGCAAAGGACGTGGTAGCGTCATTACAAAAAATGAATATACGTGCCGTAATGATTACAGGAGATAACGAGCCTGCGGCAAATGCCGTCTCTTCCGCGGTAAACATAAAAGAATACCATTCGAAAGTTTTGCCGGGAGAAAAAAGGGACATTGTAAAAAACTATCAGGAACGGGGAATGAAGGTGGGAATGGTAGGCGACGGCATAAATGATGCGCCGGCCCTGGCGCAGGCGGATGTAGGCATTGCCATTGGCGCGGGAACAGACGTTGCAAAGGAGGCAGGCGACATAATACTTATGAAAAATGATATTATGGACATTGTGCGGGCTATCCGGTTAGGGAAAAAAACACTGGCAAAGATACGGCAAAATTTGTTCTGGGCATTTTTTTATAACTCCATTGGAATCCCGGTTGCCGCCGGCGCCCTGTATCCTTTCTTTGGCATCAGCCTTAAACCTGAATATGCCGGACTTGCAATGGCGCTTTCTTCCGTATCCGTAGTAACAAACTCCCTGCTCTTAAAACGGATGTCCTTCCGCTGA
- a CDS encoding cache domain-containing protein, translated as MYRILVASSIAFFTFLVIMGPLTYRTLIPALESEVKNHLISVREIKKVQIQNFFYEKYGDVHILSKNPLVEQSLPRFSNAFRSAGLDSASYKQVDTYYGPLLEHYQRRFGYQNIFLVDKDGNVVFGIKRNEYLGTNLKTGVYSSFTIGEVFKEGLNNIKFSDLTWSEESKDFVFLGAAPVYDASNTLLGLVMVEIPFSKIDPILLQRDGLGETGEIYVVGDDNFMRSKSRFLKQNTILKLEIDTQATKEALAGHTDIKIIKDYRNIPVLNAYTPLENLRDVHWVLLIKIDKKEAFYAVLALKTNLIIIGTVIAVITIVYLYFYFRKRHLQSGHARH; from the coding sequence ATGTACAGGATATTAGTCGCATCGAGTATTGCTTTTTTCACATTTTTGGTAATTATGGGGCCATTGACGTATCGGACACTTATCCCCGCATTGGAAAGCGAGGTGAAGAACCATTTGATCTCAGTACGAGAGATAAAAAAGGTGCAGATTCAAAACTTCTTTTATGAAAAATACGGAGACGTGCATATCCTTTCCAAAAACCCCCTCGTAGAACAAAGTTTACCCCGATTCTCCAATGCATTTAGATCTGCAGGTTTAGATTCTGCCTCATACAAACAGGTCGATACCTATTACGGACCTCTTTTAGAACATTACCAAAGACGGTTCGGTTATCAAAACATTTTTCTTGTTGATAAAGACGGAAATGTTGTTTTCGGGATAAAGCGCAATGAATACCTCGGTACAAATTTAAAAACAGGCGTTTATAGCTCATTTACCATTGGAGAAGTGTTTAAAGAAGGTTTAAATAATATTAAATTTTCTGATTTGACATGGAGTGAGGAATCAAAAGATTTTGTCTTTCTGGGGGCTGCCCCTGTGTATGATGCTTCTAATACTCTTTTAGGGTTGGTGATGGTTGAAATACCTTTTTCAAAGATTGATCCTATTTTATTGCAAAGGGATGGATTAGGGGAAACCGGGGAGATTTATGTGGTTGGTGATGACAACTTCATGCGGTCAAAGTCAAGGTTTTTGAAACAAAACACTATTTTAAAACTGGAAATTGACACACAAGCAACGAAAGAAGCACTTGCGGGGCATACGGATATAAAAATCATAAAAGATTATCGCAATATCCCCGTACTCAACGCCTATACCCCCCTTGAAAACCTCAGGGATGTCCACTGGGTGCTTTTGATAAAAATAGATAAAAAGGAGGCGTTTTATGCCGTGCTTGCCTTGAAAACAAATCTTATCATCATTGGCACGGTCATAGCCGTTATCACGATTGTTTATCTTTATTTTTACTTTCGGAAAAGACATTTGCAAAGTGGTCATGCAAGGCATTAA
- a CDS encoding DJ-1/PfpI family protein → MKKTFLVYRLALIPFILFTFCSVINSKEAHAMQSIKGKKVVIIIAKNNFRDEELLEPKAILEKNGAAVTIASSSLKESKGMLGAKVSPDILFTDIAVGDYDAVIFVGGTGSSEYWDNPTAHTIAKEANKVNKIVGAICIAPVTLAKAGLLKGKKATTYSSTVNDIKSEGANYTGEGVERDGNIITADGPASAKKFGEAIVKALQK, encoded by the coding sequence ATGAAAAAGACGTTCCTTGTATATCGATTAGCGCTTATACCATTTATTTTATTTACATTCTGTAGCGTTATTAACAGTAAGGAGGCACATGCCATGCAGTCAATAAAAGGAAAAAAGGTTGTAATAATTATCGCAAAAAATAATTTCAGGGACGAAGAATTGCTGGAACCAAAGGCAATTCTGGAAAAAAACGGTGCGGCGGTAACAATCGCTTCTTCTTCATTAAAAGAATCAAAGGGGATGTTAGGGGCAAAAGTATCTCCGGATATCCTTTTTACGGATATCGCTGTTGGCGATTATGACGCAGTAATATTTGTGGGGGGGACAGGGTCAAGCGAATACTGGGACAACCCTACGGCGCATACGATTGCCAAAGAGGCAAACAAGGTAAACAAAATAGTGGGAGCAATTTGCATAGCGCCGGTGACGCTTGCAAAAGCCGGATTGCTTAAAGGGAAAAAAGCCACAACATATTCCTCCACCGTAAATGATATCAAATCCGAAGGGGCAAATTACACCGGCGAGGGCGTTGAAAGAGACGGGAATATAATAACGGCAGACGGACCTGCATCGGCAAAGAAGTTCGGCGAGGCCATTGTAAAGGCGCTTCAGAAATAA
- the hslU gene encoding ATP-dependent protease ATPase subunit HslU, protein MEELTPRKIVEELDKYVIGQKSAKRAVAIAIRNRWRRHQLSEELREEILPKNIIMIGPTGVGKTEIARRMASMVKAPFLKIEASKYTEVGYHGRDVESMIRDITEIGVNMVKAEMVKDVQGKAEELAEERLLDLLLPPTPKNSEKMDKEKEVAKEDQRIKTREKLRKKLRDGALANRTVELTVHEKSYVLQGFVAGVEDMGIDFQNMMEKMIPPRAQVRKAPVAEAKRILIQEEAEKLIDKEKAIQEAIRRTEQFGIIFLDEIDKIAGRETSRGPDVSREGVQRDLLPIVEGTTVNTRYGIVKTDRILFVAAGAFHVSKPSDLIPELQGRFPIRVELEDLGKEEFLRILTEPKNALLKQYKSLLETEGIKVHFKKEAIETITEIAVQVNKRTQNIGARRLHTVLEKLLEDASFDAPDMEGGKEVIIDDKYVNDKLQAIVKDEDLSRYIL, encoded by the coding sequence GTGGAGGAATTGACGCCTCGAAAGATTGTTGAGGAGCTTGATAAATATGTTATTGGGCAGAAAAGCGCCAAGCGCGCCGTGGCGATTGCGATACGAAACCGCTGGCGCAGGCATCAGCTTTCTGAGGAATTACGTGAAGAAATTTTACCAAAAAACATAATAATGATAGGGCCTACCGGCGTGGGAAAGACTGAAATAGCACGCCGCATGGCATCTATGGTAAAGGCGCCCTTTCTTAAAATCGAAGCATCCAAGTACACAGAGGTTGGATATCACGGACGTGATGTTGAATCTATGATACGCGATATTACCGAAATTGGCGTTAATATGGTAAAGGCAGAGATGGTGAAAGATGTTCAGGGCAAAGCAGAAGAGTTGGCGGAAGAACGCCTTCTTGACCTGCTATTGCCGCCGACTCCAAAGAATTCTGAGAAAATGGATAAGGAAAAAGAGGTGGCAAAAGAAGACCAGCGGATAAAAACAAGGGAAAAACTCAGGAAAAAATTGCGGGATGGCGCTCTTGCTAACCGCACGGTGGAGCTTACCGTACATGAAAAGTCATATGTGTTGCAGGGATTTGTCGCCGGTGTGGAAGATATGGGGATAGATTTTCAGAACATGATGGAAAAAATGATCCCGCCGCGGGCACAGGTCAGAAAGGCGCCGGTTGCCGAGGCAAAGAGGATTTTAATACAGGAAGAAGCGGAAAAACTTATTGATAAGGAAAAGGCAATACAGGAGGCGATTCGCAGGACAGAACAGTTTGGGATTATTTTCCTTGATGAAATTGATAAAATTGCGGGGCGCGAAACAAGCAGAGGCCCTGATGTGTCCCGCGAAGGGGTGCAAAGAGACCTCTTGCCGATTGTAGAGGGCACCACCGTTAATACCCGATACGGAATTGTCAAAACAGACCGTATTCTTTTTGTTGCAGCAGGAGCGTTTCATGTCTCAAAACCTTCGGATTTAATTCCTGAGCTGCAGGGGAGATTCCCTATTCGTGTTGAACTGGAAGATTTGGGGAAGGAAGAGTTTTTACGTATTTTAACAGAGCCAAAAAATGCGTTACTCAAACAATATAAATCACTTCTTGAGACAGAAGGGATAAAGGTTCATTTTAAAAAGGAAGCCATTGAAACTATTACGGAAATTGCCGTGCAGGTAAATAAACGTACTCAGAACATTGGAGCAAGGAGGCTGCATACTGTTTTGGAAAAACTGCTGGAGGACGCCTCCTTTGATGCACCTGATATGGAAGGGGGTAAGGAAGTGATTATTGACGATAAGTATGTTAATGATAAATTGCAGGCAATTGTCAAAGACGAAGATCTTAGCCGGTATATATTGTAA
- a CDS encoding DUF433 domain-containing protein, which yields MNPLLQRITIDQGVCFGKPCIRGTRIWVSLILDFLSNGMSIEEILAEYPQLTEEDVRAALAYGAEMARERYVEIPTGTTG from the coding sequence ATGAATCCGCTTTTACAACGTATTACCATCGATCAGGGTGTCTGCTTTGGCAAACCCTGCATTCGTGGCACTCGCATCTGGGTATCACTGATTCTTGATTTTCTGTCCAATGGGATGAGTATTGAGGAGATTCTTGCAGAATATCCTCAACTGACGGAGGAAGATGTTCGGGCTGCTCTTGCCTATGGAGCTGAGATGGCGCGAGAACGATATGTTGAAATACCAACCGGGACGACAGGATGA